The Schistocerca piceifrons isolate TAMUIC-IGC-003096 chromosome 5, iqSchPice1.1, whole genome shotgun sequence genome has a segment encoding these proteins:
- the LOC124798610 gene encoding cytochrome P450 6k1-like: MAVIFDSWMNEMLALLSTIFVIIYVTFKINYTYWKKKGLPYLEPSFPLGNAWDTTLMRKSPGEGMRDVYFEGKGKSVVGIYTINSPILIFRDPDLIKTIMVKDFNYFPDRGIYIDEETDHLSAHLFFLGGTKWKSLRQKLTPTFTSGKMRAMFGIVQDCARVLSDVTPAGKVVEVRELIARYSTDVIASCAFGINVDSQHNPEAEFRQWGRRFFKPSLRTYMTQALGFFNPKLRKLIPVAFTPKDITEYFTRVVEDTVKHREEAGVIRKDFMQLLIQLKNKGYVDDSFSISVEKSEEAGGNKSLTIKELAAQAWVFFLAGFETSSTTVSFCLYELSKHPHIQKRLQDEIDAVLKKSNGQVTYEDITSNMPYLEKVIDETLRVYPPVAALNREVVQDYKLPGYDCVLEKGTKVVIPVLGLHHDPKYFRNPDQFDPEHFSDEQKASRHPFCYLPFGEGPRICIGMRFGLVQVKLAMVHLLSKFSFLPAGEKPSKLRMAPNNLLLTPEGGIELRVERRQVPAS; the protein is encoded by the exons ATGGCTGTTATCTTTGATTCATGGATGAATGAAATGTTAGCTCTACTGTCCACAATTTTTGTGATTATCTACGTCACATTCAAAATTAATTATACCTATTGGAAGAAGAAGGGACTGCCCTATTTAGAGCCATCCTTTCCACTAGGGAATGCCTGGGATACGACGCTCATGAGAAAAAGTCCAGGCGAGGGTATGCGAGACGTGTATTTTGAAGGCAAAGGAAAGAGTGTAGTGGGTATTTACACAATAAACAGTCCAATTCTCATCTTTCGAGACCCAGATCTAATAAAGACGATCATGGTGAAGGACTTTAACTATTTCCCTGACCGGGGCATCTACATAGACGAGGAGACAGATCACCTATCAGCACACTTATTCTTCCTCGGTGGCACCAAATGGAAGTCTCTGAGACAGAAGCTGACGCCCACGTTCACGTCGGGCAAGATGCGCGCCATGTTCggcatcgtccaggactgcgcaCGCGTTCTGTCTGACGTCACACCGGCGGGCAAGGTCGTGGAAGTGCGCGAACTGATTGCCCGCTACTCCACCGACGTCATAGCCTCTTGTGCCTTTGGGATCAATGTCGACAGTCAGCACAACCCTGAGGCGGAATTCCGGCAGTGGGGCAGGCGCTTCTTCAAGCCATCTCTCCGTACCTACATGACCCAGGCGCTGGGATTTTTCAACCCCAAGCTGCGCAAACTGATACCTGTGGCCTTCacgcctaaggacatcacagagtaCTTCACGCGAGTCGTCGAGGACACAGTAAAACACAGAGAGGAGGCTGGCGTTATCAGGAAGGATTTCATGCAGCTGCTGATACAACTGAAAAATAAAGGATATGTTGATGACAGCTTCTCAATCAGTGTGGAGAAGAGTGaagaag CAGGAGGAAATAAATCTCTGACGATCAAGGAGTTGGCAGCACAGGCGTGGGTGTTCTTCCTCGCTGGGTTCGAAACTTCCTCAACCACCGTAAGCTTCTGTCTGTACGAGCTTTCTAAACATCCACATATCCAGAAGCGGCTGCAAGACGAAATTGATGCCGTACTGAAGAAGTCCAACGGCCAAGTGACATATGAAGATATTACGTCAAATATGCCATATTTGGAGAAAGTGATAGACG AAACTCTTCGCGTATATCCACCGGTTGCCGCTCTGAACCGCGAGGTGGTGCAGGATTACAAACTGCCAGGCTATGACTGTGTTCTGGAGAAAGGAACTAAGGTCGTCATTCCAGTGTTGGGCCTTCATCATGATCCCAAGTATTTCCGAAATCCTGACCAGTTCGACCCAGAGCACTTCTCTGACGAGCAGAAGGCTTCCAGACATCCCTTCTGCTATCTGCCCTTCGGTGAGGGGCCACGTATCTGCATTG GCATGCGTTTCGGATTGGTGCAAGTGAAGCTGGCGATGGTACACCTGCTGTCGAAGTTTAGCTTCCTGCCCGCTGGGGAGAAGCCATCCAAGCTCCGGATGGCCCCGAACAACCTCCTGCTGACGCCGGAGGGCGGGATAGAGCTGCGCGTCGAGCGGCGACAAGTGCCGGCCAGCTGA